GTTTGTCGAAATGTTTCTCACAAACACGCTTTCTAATCAATTGATCTTTAGAGAGTCCAATGAGAAGAGAATTAGTAGGCACTAAGAAGGATAGCCACAAACTTCTTAAATTATCGTTCTTGGGAAAACTATAGAGTTTTTGCGTCTCACTGGTTGCATTACAACCACCGACACAACACTTAAATAGTCCCATCACGAATGTTTAAGAAAGTAAAACAGAAACTAAAGTATCAAAACGAGAAGGATTTAGATATTTTGGTTCTCAACTTAGCGTAAGCTTAAGGAAATCAACAAAACAACCTGCACCTGTGAAGTCGATATtgacacaaacaaaaaacacatcGACATTTTGTTAAGTGTTTATCAATATCACAGACCAAGGAACATATCACAGACTAGCCGCccagttacaaaataaaaccataatgTGTACATACTCTTTGGTAACAGGGATCGATTGCAGCGACAAAACGGCACATACAAGAACTAAAGTGTCATACCCCTGCCTGGAACATATGCAGTAAACCAACCAAGAAAATTGTGAATCGAATTATTGTGAATTTCGGTTAGTTTTGCTAATATTTTCTGCTAGAATTAGTTTAagcacattttatattttcaattatacGTGGGTCCTATCAAGATTACTGACCAAAAAtagtagtaatattataaagttttcaaaaggttattttgcaatatttaattttgtttgtggaATGGTTCTAAAATTAGAAGTACTTATGACTTGgaaaaatacaataagttaTAATGCTTCTAAAGTAAATTCAAGTCAAGTATTTCATTAACTGTTTATGCAACAATTGCTGAACATCAAAGTTATGTAACAATAACATGGATTTTTGTTTATACCAATAATGTGTGACATAATCCACTatgaataatgtaataaatatgatttaaatagttatttacacacaATACGTTTCGAGAGTAAGCCATTGAGACTTGGTTCAAATTTGAATTCACTTGTTACTTTTATGTTATAACAGTTATTTAAGTTCTACcagattttttttcagttgtTTGGGGGAAAATACCATCACGTTTAGTTCTTTATTTGCTTCTCTAGGTCTGTAGGCTTCTGTGGTCTGTGGTTGTTTGTGTAATTACTGTACACTGTACTGTACTGGCTGTAGATAGTTTAAGGGTAATTTCACTCTATACACAGACATACACATGTTTCTGAGATAAAATGTCtttgtcattatcaacctatatttggctcactgctgagctctagtctcctatcaggatgagaggggttaggccaatagtccattgggaggattggcagacttcacacatgcagcaaattaagaaagttctcaattTGCTGCATGTGTGAAGTATAAAGTACTACTTGTATGTGTaaagtcaatagtcaatattcatttatttcaattaggcttagtttacaagcacatttaaAACATCAGGTATTACTATTATgagataatagtaataatattaattagtcaaaaacataaaattaaagttacatgGGCCAAACAAGCCTTGGTCCgcaaagagcccacaacaaactcagctaggtttttcttttttagtttaccaccatttaaaaatataaaagtaaacagtAAAGTAATACATTAAATTTCCAATCTAATTTGTTGtgtatataatcattaacactataataagtcTTAGCTTGCGTTTCATATACATGAATTTATAATGACTAATTTCCATTAGTTTCCATTAGCaaattcatcatcgtcatcatcatcattatcagccgatgaacgtccactgctggacataggcctcttgccaAACAGAACGGTCTTGAtttcttcggtccacctagtggggggttgaccaacactgtgctttccaatgcagggtcgccattccagaaccttgggaccccaacgcccatcggctctatgaactatgtggcctgcccattgccacttcagcttcgcaactcgctgagctatatcagtgactttagttcatctgctgatctcttcatttctgattcgattacgcagagacaCAACAAGCATTGCTCGTttcatcgctcgctgagtgactttgagccttctaataaggcccatagttagagaCTAAGTTTCaaatccgtaggtcatcactggcaacacaaaCTGATTATATGATATTACCaaaatacaacataaatattttattctttacaggttataTGGCGATTGGACGGTTCCTCCGCAGGAACTTTGTCAGCATAACTTTTCCCACACTAGCTATAACATTCATTTTGCTCGATTTGAACCACACAAGGAAGTGGAAGGCAGCAGCGGCGGCACAGCAAAAGAATTAATATGATGATATTTGGAATAACCACACGTTATGTGTGGTTTGCTGTACCTATGACGGGATTCTTTATTGGAAAATATCTTGATGATCAGGAAACACTCAGAATGACTAACTTCAGAGACAAGTCAGCTCTGTATGCAGGCAGGGTGAAAGAAGGAGAACCACCGTCATGGCCATGAATTATGTACATACACAAGTATTGAATTAAATTGgatttagttaattaaattattcttttattttatgtaatttaaaatttgcaGCTATTAATTTTCGTATGATTTTACATACTCATAAGATCACTTTAGAGTAATAGAAAGTAAAGTATATATGTTAAGAatgtttttattgaatataaattataataaaaataaaatctatatctatcagTGGCAAAGGATGGATGGaattagatgaaggtaagccatcccaaagaaaaggaaattcatacagcgtgatacaaacttcGGTTACTCAGATAATCTAGACATAGTACAAAAATATgcaatggatttttaaaggtaacccggtgggaatcggcttgcatgaactcttcgccgctgatatcTATAGCTGTTGGTATGTAAGTTTAAGTTAAAAACATTAAtcatttatcataattattactataagaACAGCAAATAATTTGCAAATGTAAAATAGCTTATCCAAAACCCTTGCCGGCCATCATGGACTCAGTGCAGTATCTAGGGAATTGAATTACTGATAACAAGAAGTCTGTGAGAGCCTGTaacaaataagaataagaatacaatatatgtatatatgtacaaaaatatatatattttatatcttcgtctatagccttcctcgataaatctaggctatctaacactgaaagaattattcaaatcggaccagttgttcctgagattagcgcgttcaaacaaaaagtcaaaggttaggggtagagtagggatagggaagaagtgggaagcttgactgggtctgctagtattagtataggcaaaaatgaatcttgaatctTTCTAATAGTCCAGTCATTTTAGGGCAAATTAGGTGCATATCTTAGAAAATCGATATACCCAGTAAATTACCACGTAAAAACTTGTATTTTGGCATCGTAAAACAGTTCTCAAAATTCACATCTATTTGGATGATCGCTTTGAATGTTTGGTTTTAAAGTCAGGGGAGCAAATatctcatttttaaccgacttccaaaaaggaggaggttctacgttcggctgcatgtatgttttttttttttttatgtatgtccagcgataattccgtcaattatggaccgattttaaaaattctttttttttgttttgaagggtttacttccagggtggtcccatttttttcatgtcaggatctgatgatggcatcctggagaaattgaggggaactttcgaaagttgtagagacggctagtgcgtttgttagtgtttccataaggtattttaaaccactacaactttataaaggtttggagttggtctgatgatggagccgaaacacagacgatggaactcgtcaaggatttacagcagtcatcttctgtttgggcttaattaattagtattcatgagtactttccacctatatgggttgtgactgtattaagggtctggtgatgaagacgagggacagtgaagagaactcctcgacggttcacagtagctaccttgtgtttgggcttgataattttgtattgataagaactttccacttagataggttgtgactgtacacacgcagtaggtatgctaacactaaaaataaaaaaataaaaattttaataaaaaaaattcaaccgacttccaattcaaaaaataactttaactaaaaagtaaaaaataacattctacctatgtgctaccttctgatcagtttgaaggcggtgccaagccagtgatgttttaattaaacacatttaaactacaaaatttctgtggttctttcagaaacagctttaattaaaacacgacactagcttggcaccgccttcaaactgatcagaaggtagcacataggtaggatgttattttttactttttagttaaagttattttttgagttggaagtcggttgaattttttttattaaaatttttatctattctatGGGTATTAcgctatttgtat
This genomic interval from Bicyclus anynana chromosome Z, ilBicAnyn1.1, whole genome shotgun sequence contains the following:
- the LOC112043812 gene encoding uncharacterized protein LOC112043812; the encoded protein is MMIFGITTRYVWFAVPMTGFFIGKYLDDQETLRMTNFRDKSALYAGRVKEGEPPSWP